The Gemmatimonadota bacterium sequence CGAAGAGGTCGAACGCGTGGTCGCAGGTCGAGCAAAGAAAGTGATGGTGATGCTCACGATCCTTGGGCTCGTACCGAACGCCGCGGCCCAACCCCTCGACCGACTCCAGCATTCCTTCCTCAACACCCCGTTGGAGCGCGCGATATACCGTGGCGAGACCGACACGCTCTCCGCTTCCGCTCAGGCGGATCCACAGTTCCCTGGCGGATAGGGGGCCGTCCGCTTCGCTAAGGGCTCGCAAGACGGTTAGCTGCTGTTTCGCTCTCTGCTGTTGATTCGCTCTTTGCATGAAGAAATGATAATCAATTCTCACATTATTGTCAAGACTTAATGGACAAAACCGTACACAACGGGTACATCAACGGATGGCAGATGGTTGAGAAAACAGATCAAACAACCGGCGGGGAACTGCCTTGAACTGACCTCAGAAAGTCAATCAATGTTCATATTTGGGAACCCATTTGCCCTTCATAATGTTTAATACCGTAAACCGTTACTGCGCCGTACAAAAAGGAGTGACCCAATGCACCCCAGATGGTTTTTCCTCTTCGCACTGTTCCTTACTGCCTGCATAGGTCCGTTGGACCCGAACAATTCCGAATACATTGAAATACGAGAAGTAACTGTCGGCCCAGCCCTGGCCAGATGCTACGGCATGGGTGAACAGACCTGCATGATCGTTGACGGCTCATTGTTCTACGACGGCATTGAAGGCTTCAACTTTGAAGCGGGCTACAACTATCACCTGCGGATCGGCATATACGACCCCTATGATGGAGAAGAACCCCCGCAGGACGCTGGCCAGTACAATTATCGCCTGCTGGAACAAATAGAAAAAACCCCTGCGCCTTCCACGCCCACAACCCTATCCGTGGGACCAGCGAGGGTAAAATGCGAGCAAAACGACGACTTTTGCCTGCTGATTAACGGTGCGCCCTACAACGACATCATCACCAACTTTGAGTACGAAGCCGGATATTACTATACCCTCAACGCAAACCAGTACAGCGATGGGCGATACGTATTGACTGAAATAGTCTCAAAAACCGAAGTAACGGGCACAGAAGAAGAAATAACCGTAGGCCCCCACAGAACCCCCTGCGGCGCCGTGTACTGCAACGTCGTCAATGGCGAAGCATTCCGCAGTGAAATCGTGAACTTCCAGCCCCGGCACAACTACAGCTACCGTCTGCGAGCCGAACGATTCGACATGTTTACCAGTAGCACAACCCCGTCTTCATCCAACATCCCGACCTACGGCTATCGCTGGTTGGAAACCCTCGAGCAGAGCACCAATAATTGAAGCCCTTACGAAAACGCCTGACTCAAATTCTTGCGATGCAAAATAAACCAGATCACAATCGGCGCGCCAATCAGGGACGTCACCGCATTCAGCGGCAAAACAAATTGACTACCCGGCAAATGGGCGATCAGATCGGATAGCAGTGCCAGCGTCGCCCCCAGGCAAGTGACCGCAGGCATAAGCACGCGGTGATCCGACGTATGCAACAGACTGCGACAAAGATGCGGCACAGCCAGACCCAAAAACGCAATCGGACCGCAAAAAGCAGTCGTCGCGCCCGCCAGAATCGACGCACTGACCAAAATCCACAAGCGAATACGCTTGACATTCAAACCCATACTGCGCGCATAATTTTCCCCCAGCAACAGTGCATTGAGCGGCTTAATACACAAAAACGCCAGCAAAAGACCCACAAAAATAGCAGAAATGAGCACGGGCATCTGTCGCCAGGTCACACTCCCAAAACTGCCAAAAGTCCACAAAATGTACGACTGAATTTGTTCGGGAACGCTAAAATAAATCAAAACACTGACAAAAGCCCCCGTCGCATACCCAAACATCAGCCCCAAAATCAGCAACGTCATCACACTCTGCACACTGCGAGAAACCAACAACACGCACCCCAGCACAGCGGCTGCACCCAGGATAGCTGCAACAGCCAAACTCAAATCGCCCAGAAAGCCCAACCCCGCGATAAGCGCACTGCTGACCGAACCCACCGCCAGCACCACAATCGCAACGCCGAGACTCGCGCCAGCACTGATACCCAGCACAAAAGGGTCCGCCAGAGGATTGCGGAAAAGCGTTTGCATCTGCAATCCACTCACAGAAAGCGCTGCACCTGCCAGCACAGCGGTAATCGCCTTGGGCAATCGAATCGTATGAACAATAATCGCCCATGCCTCAGAAGATACTTCTCCGCCCGTAAGAATACCGAACAAGCCCGCCAACGGAATATGAACCGACCCCAACGACAAACTCAAGCCGAACGCGATTAGAAGCAGGAAAAATAACCCCAGCACAATAACCGCGTGCCGCGATCTCCCCTGCGCTTCATCCTTGTATTGAGCCTCCATCCCGACCATCCTTTTATCCGCGCTCACTTTTCAGTGCCGCAATCAAATCGGCAATCGAACCGTATTCCCGGCTCTCTCCACCGCGCTCAACACACCAGGCATCCCCTGCCCCAATATCGACGCGCCACTCAGCCCCCGCATCTCCCACTTGAAATCCGGCTCTCTCCAGCGCGCGCTTTGTCCAATAAGCACGCCGTCCCTGTCCCGAAACAGCAACTGAGGCGCGACCGCGTTGTCCATTGAGCTTAAACGCACCCGTATCCGCATCAAAACGCACGCCATCACTCTGAAACGCGCCTTCAAATGCGCCATTGAGAATTAAATCCTCGGGCGCGCCAGTCTGCAATGCGCCCTCAAACGGCAAAAGATAAATGCGGTCTGCACAACGCAGTGCCAGATCCAAATCGTGCGTTGAAAGCAAAATCGCCTTACCCGTAGAATGTGCCAGATCCTGCAACAAAGCCATAATCTCAGCGCGGCGAGGCAAATCGAGAAAAGCCGTAGGCTCATCCAGAATCATAAGATCTGGCTCCTGCGCCAGCGCGCGTGCAATCATAACCTTTTGACGCTCGCCATCGCTGAGTTCTGCCACATTGCGATATGCCAAATCCTCAGCGCGGGCTGCCCGAATAGCCCAGGAAACAACCCGTTCATCTTCCTCTGTAAAGCGTCCGATCCAATCTGTATGGGGATATCGCCCCAGACCGACCAGATCGCGCACAGCCATAATACCAACACCAATGCGATCCGTAAGCACCACGCTAATCACCCGGGCAACCTCAGTAGCAGACATATCCGAGATATCCCGCCCCATAAGACAAACCTGCCCATCGAGTGGCGGCTGCATCCCCACAAGCGTGCGAATAAGCGTGGATTTCCCCGCACCATTGGGACCGAGCAAACACACAAATTCACCGCGATGAAGCGACACATCTATATCGCGCGCCACAACGCGAGACGGACGTCGGCCGTGTTTGTAACCCACAGCGAGATTTTGTGTTTTGAGAATCGCCACCATGCACCTCTGTCAAATCATTTCAAAAGTCCAAGACGTTCAAGATCATTCTCTCCCCACTGAACTTGTCGTTCAATGATTGATTTGAGCGTACCGACAGCAAAAGTTTGATTCATATTGTGGAGATGAATAGTCGT is a genomic window containing:
- a CDS encoding transcriptional repressor, whose amino-acid sequence is MQRANQQQRAKQQLTVLRALSEADGPLSARELWIRLSGSGERVGLATVYRALQRGVEEGMLESVEGLGRGVRYEPKDREHHHHFLCSTCDHAFDLF
- a CDS encoding DUF4377 domain-containing protein: MHPRWFFLFALFLTACIGPLDPNNSEYIEIREVTVGPALARCYGMGEQTCMIVDGSLFYDGIEGFNFEAGYNYHLRIGIYDPYDGEEPPQDAGQYNYRLLEQIEKTPAPSTPTTLSVGPARVKCEQNDDFCLLINGAPYNDIITNFEYEAGYYYTLNANQYSDGRYVLTEIVSKTEVTGTEEEITVGPHRTPCGAVYCNVVNGEAFRSEIVNFQPRHNYSYRLRAERFDMFTSSTTPSSSNIPTYGYRWLETLEQSTNN
- a CDS encoding ABC transporter ATP-binding protein, with the translated sequence MVAILKTQNLAVGYKHGRRPSRVVARDIDVSLHRGEFVCLLGPNGAGKSTLIRTLVGMQPPLDGQVCLMGRDISDMSATEVARVISVVLTDRIGVGIMAVRDLVGLGRYPHTDWIGRFTEEDERVVSWAIRAARAEDLAYRNVAELSDGERQKVMIARALAQEPDLMILDEPTAFLDLPRRAEIMALLQDLAHSTGKAILLSTHDLDLALRCADRIYLLPFEGALQTGAPEDLILNGAFEGAFQSDGVRFDADTGAFKLNGQRGRASVAVSGQGRRAYWTKRALERAGFQVGDAGAEWRVDIGAGDAWCVERGGESREYGSIADLIAALKSERG
- a CDS encoding iron ABC transporter permease, which codes for MEAQYKDEAQGRSRHAVIVLGLFFLLLIAFGLSLSLGSVHIPLAGLFGILTGGEVSSEAWAIIVHTIRLPKAITAVLAGAALSVSGLQMQTLFRNPLADPFVLGISAGASLGVAIVVLAVGSVSSALIAGLGFLGDLSLAVAAILGAAAVLGCVLLVSRSVQSVMTLLILGLMFGYATGAFVSVLIYFSVPEQIQSYILWTFGSFGSVTWRQMPVLISAIFVGLLLAFLCIKPLNALLLGENYARSMGLNVKRIRLWILVSASILAGATTAFCGPIAFLGLAVPHLCRSLLHTSDHRVLMPAVTCLGATLALLSDLIAHLPGSQFVLPLNAVTSLIGAPIVIWFILHRKNLSQAFS